One Mycobacterium paraseoulense genomic window, GACCTGCTCAACGCGCGGCTGGTGCTCGAGCCGTTGGCGGCGTCGCTGGCCGCCGAACGGATCGACGAAGCGGGCATCGCCCGGCTGCGGGCGGTGCTGCGGGGCGAACAACAGTGGAGACCCGGGCTACCGACGCCGCGCGACGAATTCCACATAGCCCTGGCGGAACAGTCCAAAAACCCTGTCCTGCAACTATTTATCGACGTCCTGATGCGGCTCACCACCCGATACGCCCTGCAGTCGCGGACGGACACGGACACCGAGGCCATCGAGGCGCTCGACCGGATGCACATCGACCACTCCGACATCGTCGCGGCCGTCACTTCCGGCGACGCCGCCCGGGCCAAGACACTCAGCGAAAGACACATCGAGGCCGTGACCGCCTGGCTGCAGCACCATCACCCCGGCACCGCGAGCCGGCGCCGCAAGCCGCGGCGGCTCACCACCGAGGTTCCCCGCGGCAAGCTGGCGGAGATGCTCGCCGCCACGATCGGCGACGAGATCGCGGCCGGCGGCTGGCAGGTCGGTGCTGTCTTCGGCACCGAGGCCGCCCTGCTGGAGCGCTACCGGGTGAGCCGCGCCGTGTTCCGCGAAGCGGTACGGCTGCTCGAATACCACTCGATCGCGCACATGCGCCGCGGGCCCGGCGGCGGGCTCGTCATCGCCCGGCCCCAGGCCCAGGCCAGCATCGACACCATCGCCTTGTATTTGCAGTACCGCGAGCCGAACCGCGAAGACTTGCGTCGCGTCCGCGAGGCGATCGAGATCGACAACGTCGCCAAGGCGGTCAAGCGGCGCGGCGAATCGGAGGTGGCCGCGTTCCTGGCCGCCCACCGGTCCGAGGTCTGCGAAACGTCCGGTGATGTGGGCGACGCCGCGGTGGAGGAGTTCCGGTTCCACGTCGGACTGGCTCGGCTGGCCGGCAACACGTTGCTCGACTTGTTCCTGCGCATCATCGTCGAATTGTTCCGGCGGCACTGGTCGAGCACCGGGCAGGCGGCGCCGACCTGGGCGGACGTCCTCGCCGTCCACCACGCTCACCTGCGAATCGCGGACGCGATCGAGGCGGGCGACGACAGCCTGGCCCGCTATCGCGTGCGGCGTCATCTGGACGCCGCCGCGTCTTGGTGGCTGTGACAAATACTTCAGTCGCAGATGTGATCTGCAGCGCGGTATAGCGAAGGCCCGTCGCGGGTACTGGGGAGGGAGAAGCAAGACGGCCGGTCCAGCAGGGGGTTGGCGTTCGTGACCGAAAGCGAGAGTGCTGGAGTGACCGCGGGCACAGAGATCGGGAAGTTGGGCTTCGTCCACTCCGCACTCATCTACCAATCCCAGCAAGAGTATTTGGATTTCGTGACCCGCTTCGTCAGCGAGGGGCAGGCGATGGATGAGGCGGTGCTGGTCGCGGTGCCGTCCGACAAAGTGGCGTTGCTGCATGACGCGCTGAGCGTGGGCGGCGAGGCGCCGGACGATCTGCGCTTGGTGGACATCACGGAGGTGGCCCGCAACCCGAGCCGGCTGCTGGCGATGGAGGGATGTTTCGTCGACGAACACCCCGACCGGCGCGTGCGGATCGTCAGTCAACTCGCCTGGCCCGGGCGCACCGAAGAGGAACTGGTCGCCTGCGTGGAGCACGAGGCACTGGTCAACGGGGCCATGGACGGCTACCAGGTGACCGGGTTGTGCCTCTACGACGGGAGCCGGCTCGACGACGGCGTGCTGGCGGACGCCCGCGCCACCCACCCCTTGCTGTGGAGCGGCGACGCCCTCCGCCGCAGCGCCGACTACGCGCCGGATGCCGCCTTGCAGCGTTGCAACCGGCCGCTGCCCGGCAATCCGGGGGCCGTCACCTACACGGTGAGGAAGTCGTCGGACCTCAGCCCAGCTCGGTCCTTCGCCGTGAACTACGCGGGCTGGGTTGGCTTGTCCCAGGACGGGATCGAGGACCTGCAACTGGTGGCCACCGAGCTGGCCAGCAACAGCCTGATGTACACCGACGGCGCCTGCCAGTTGGCCTTCTGGCGGGACGACGACTACCTGGTATGCGAGGCGCGCGACACCGGCTGTTTCGAGGATCCGCTGGTGGGCCGAATGGACCCCGGACCGTGCGGTCCCGCCAGCCGGGGGCTATACCTGGTCAACGCCATCTCGGACCTGGTCCGCACCCACACCACTGCCAGCGGTACGACGATTCAGGCGTACCTGCGGTTCGAGCCGTCGGCCGGCCCCACGGGCTGAACGCCAAGCAACCCCCGGGAACCGTCCCCACGCCGCGGTCCCGAGGGGTCGCTCGTCGCTTTCAGCTAGATGCAGAGGCCGCCGACGCTGACCGTACACCCGCTGGTAGCGCCGCCAACGAGCCCGCCGCTCCCGGCCGCCGATGAAGCACATCCTGTCGGTACCACTAACACCGTGATGAGGCCCGCGGCCGCTGCGGCAGCTTTGAGGGTTTTCATGGTGCGTTCCTTCATGATGAGCCTTCTTTCATCATCCTTCGAGGGGGTAATTGCACAGCCGTTGAAGAGCGGTGCTCCCGCCTCATACCCACTGTTCGGCACGAGTAAACCAAAATCATCGACTAATTTCGAGACGGGTTGACGCGTTATCCCGCTCGGCCGAAACTTGCACGTCAGCGGGTTAATCGGCTAACGTCGTGCCTCGTGCGTCTTCTCGATCGAGCAGTAGTAGCCAGCACCCGCAGCGGGGTCTGACCCAGACCGACCCCCCGCTGTGGGTCGGAAAGCTACTGCCGTCGGTCACCACTTCGACCGAAGAAGACCGGCACGATGATTCTTCCCAAGACTCTTCCCGAGACCTTTCCCGAGCGGCTCGACCCGTCCGATAACCCGGACAGCGAGTGCCCGGCCACGGTGTGGTTCGCGCAGAAGTTCGGCGCCCCGCTGCCCCGCGGTCTGCGAGAGCAGGCCGGCGCGATGTCCCGGGCGCGTTTCGTCGCGACCTACGGTCCCGCGGCCGGCCCGATCCGCTTAGGTAACTGGGAGTGCACCGATGACGATCGACGGCTGGGGCCGCAGGCCCGCAACTTTCGCGCCATGATCGCCGTCGGCGAGCGCATCAGCACGTCGACCGCCGCCGCCGGCGGCCCGATCGCGGCGCTCAGCGCCATGCTGCACGATCGCGGGATCCCACTGGAGATCCTGAAGTTTCATCAGCTGCGATCCGGCGGGGAGACCGCCACGTTCGTCCGCGGCGGCAACGGGGCTCGCGAGGAGTGGGCGATGGGCTGGTCGGACGATCCGACGCAGTCGGCGCTGCGCGCGGTGATCGCCTGCGCCAACCGGCTTCTCGCCTGAGGCGCTGGCCTACAGCGGGCGCAGCACGATCGGCATGCCGTCCATCGGTATCGGCATGCCGCCGTAGTCCAGGTGCGGCTGATAGCCCGGCCGGGCCAGCTCCAGCCGGTAGCGGCGCAGCAGCCGATGCACGACGGTCTTGACCTCGAGCTGCCCGAACACCATGCCGATGCACTTGTGCGCGCCGCCGCCGAACGGCGCGAAGGCGTATCGGTGCTTCTTGTGCTCGGAGCGCGGCTCGGCGAAGCGTTCGGGATCGAATTTGTCCGGGTCCGTCCACAATTCGGGCAACCGGTGGTTCATGCCGGGCCAGATGGTGATGTTGGTCCCGGCCGGGATGTAGTGGCCGAGCAGCTCGGTGTCGCGGACCGCCTGGCGCATGTTGAACGGCAGCGGCGTCACCATGCGCAGCGACTCGTTCATGATCAGTTCGAGCGTTTCCAGCTTCTCCAGCGCCTCGATGTCCAGCGGTCCGTCGCCGAGCCGCGCCGACTCCTCCCGCGCGCGCTCCTGCCACTCCGGGTTTGCCGCCATGTTGTAGACCATCGTGGTGGTCGTCGACGTCGACGTGTCGTGGGCGGCCATCATCAAGAAGATCATGTGGTTGACGATGTCTTCGTCGGTGAAGCTGTTGCCGTCGTCGTCCTCGGTGTGGCACAACACCGTCAGCATGTCGTTGCCGGTGGCGTTGCGGCGCTCCTTGACCCGGTCGGCGAAGTAGTCCTCGAGCAGCTTGCGGGCCCGCAGCCCGCGCCACCACTTGAACGGCGGAAGCGGCTGGCGGATGATCGCGCCGCCGGCGCGGGTCGTGATCGTGAACGCCTGGTTGACCTTGGTGACCAGGTCGTGATCGGTGCCCGGCTCGTGTCCCATGAACACCAGGGAGGCGATGTCCAGGGTGAGTTCCTTCATCGCCGGGTGGAACAGGAACCGGGCGTCGTTCGTCGGCCAGTTGGCGACGATGTCGCTCGCGACCCGGTCGATGTGCTCGACGTAACCGGTCAGCCGGGTGCGGGTGAAGGCCTCCTGCATGATGCGCCGGTGGTACATGTGCTCGTCGAAGTCCAGCATCATCAGGCCGCGGTTGAAGAACGGCCCGATCACCGGGTGCCAGCCCTTCTGCGAAAAGTCCTTGTTCTTGTTCGAGAACACGGCCTGGGTGGCGTCCGGTCCCAGCGCGGTGACCGCCGGCATGATCGGCGAGTCGAGGAAGTGCAGGGGGCCGCGGGTGCGATAGAGATGCAGCGCGTAGTCCGGCCCGCCCCGGAACATCTCGATGATGTGGCCGAGGATCGGGAGCCCGGCATCGCCCACCACGGGTTTGAGGCCGCTGCCGGCGGGCGGCTCGGCCAAGACCTTGGTTTCCCAGTCGTGGGCGAGCAGGCGCCTTTCGACCGCACCCATCCCCGGGATCGTGTTCAGCGTCGGGGTGAACCGGCGCCGCGCCTGGTCCAGCAGGTACTGCGGGGTGCTGATCGTGGCGGTCATAGACGCTCCTTTGCGTTCCCTCCGAGGTGACAGCCGTCACTGTCTTATAACCTTCGGAAAAAACTTGACGGCTGTCAAGTTTGCTTTTCGAGCGGCGTGGTGCAAGGTCAGGGAATGAGCAGCCACCCCGCCACGCCCGAGCCTGGCGGGCAACGGCGCGGCGACAAACAGCGCCAGGCGATCCTGCAGGCGGTGCGGGAACTGCTGCAGGAGAAGCCGTTCGCGGAGCTGTCGGTCAGCACCATCAGCCTGCGGGCCGGGGTGGCCCGGTCCGGCTTCTACTTCTACTTCGACTCCAAATACGCCGTACTGGCCCAGCTGATGGCCGAGGCCGCCCAGGAGCTCGAGGAGCTCACGCAGGATTTCGCGCCGCGGCAGCCCGGCGAGTCGCCGGAGCAGTTCGCCAAGCGCATGGTCGGCAGCGCGGCCGCCGTGTACGCGCACAACGACCCCGTGATGAGCGCGTGCAACGAGGCCCGCAACACCGACGTCGAGATCCGCAATCTCATGGACCAACAATTCGAGGTGGTGCTGGGCCAGATCGTCTCCATCGTCGAGGCCGAGATGAAGGCCGGGACGGCCAGCCCGATCAGCGACGACCTGCCGACGCTGATCCGCACTCTCGCCGGCACCACCGCGCTGATGCTGACCGGCGACCCGATCCTGGCCGGCCGCGACAGCGATCGCGACCGCCGCGTGCGCGTGCTCGAGCGACTGTGGCTGCACGCGCTCTGGAGCGGGTGTCCCTAGGCGAGGCGTTACCGCCGGTATCGTCACGGCAATGGGGCAGCAGCAGGGGTACTACGCAGGCAAACGGTGTCTGGTGACCGGGGCGGCCAGCGGCATCGGCCGCGCCACCGCGTTGCGGTTGGCCGCCCAGGGCGCCGAGCTCTTTCTCACCGACCGTGACCGGGACGGCCTCGAGCGGACCGTGGCCGACGCCCGCGCGCTGGGAGCGCGGGTGTCCGAGCATCGGGCCCTCGACATCGCGAGTTATGAGCAGGTGGCGGCGTTCGCCGCCGACATCCATCGCAGCCATCCGAGCATGGACGTGGTGCTCAACGTCGCCGGAGTGTCCGCCTGGGGGACCGTCGACCGGCTGACGCACGAGCAGTGGAGCAAGATGATCGCGATCAACCTGATGGGGCCGATCCACGTCATCGAAACGTTCGTCCCGGCGATGGTGGCCGCCCGCAACGGCGGGCACCTGGTCAACGTGTCGTCGGCGGCCGGGCTGGTCGCGCTCCCGTGGCACGCCGCCTACAGCGCCAGCAAGTACGGCCTGCGCGGCCTGTCCGAGGTGCTGCGCTTCGACCTGGCCCGGCACCGCATCGGGGTGTCGGTCGTGGTGCCGGGCGCGGTGAACACCCCGCTGGTGCAAACCGTCGAGATCGCCGGGGTGGACCGCGAAGACCCGAAGGTGGCCCGGTGGGTGAACCGGTTCAGCGGCCACGCCGTCTCGCCGGAGAAGGCGGCCGAGAAGATCTTGGCCGGGGTGGCCAAGAACCGCTACCTCATCTACACGTCGGCGGATATCAGGGCGCTGTATGCGTTCAAGCGGCTGGCCTGGTGGCCCTACAGCGTGGCGATGCGTCAGGTCAACGTGGTGTTCACCCGGGCGCTGCGGCCCGCCCCGGCACCGCTAGTCTCCCATGGCCAGTTCGAGGCGCACCCCGAGCAGCCGGACCGGGCGGTCGAGCTCGAATAGGTCCAGCACGCGCAGCGCCGCGGCGACGATGGTGTCGCGATCGGTGGTGGGCGCTGCCAGCTTGCGGATTTTGGTGCGGGTGTAGAACGTCGCGGTCCGCACGGTGACCGCGACCCGGGTCACGACGCGGTCCGACGCGAGCACGTCGGCCAGCGCCTGCTCGGCCAATCGCGTGATGGACGAATCCATTTCGGCGCGATCGGTGAGGTCTCGCGGGAAGGTGACGACGTGGCTGCGCGAGCGCGGGATCCACGGCTCGGCGCTGACGCCGGTGTCTCCGCCGCCCTTGGCCAGCAGCAACAGCCACAGCCCGGTGCGCGGGCCGAATGCCGACGTCAGCAGCTCCGCGTCGCTGTGCGCTAGCTCCCTCACCGTCGCGATCCCAAGGGCGGCAAGCTTTTTCGCGGTCTTGGGTCCGACGCCCCACAGCGCATCGACGCGACGGTCCGCCATCAGGGTCAGCCAGTTCGCGTCGGTGAGCGCGAAGACGCCGGCCGGTTTGGCGAAACCGGTCGCGACCTTCGCGCGCTGCTTGTTGTCGCTGATGCCGACCGAACAGGACAGCCCGGTTTCCGACGAGATGACCGCCCGGATCTCGTCGGCCACTTCGGTCGGGTCGGCGCCCGTCACCCCGACATACGCCTCGTCCCAGCCCCACACCTCGACCGGGTGTCCCAGGTCGCGCAGCAACGCCATCACTTCTTCGGAGGCCGCGTCGTAGGCGGCCGCGTCCGACGGCAGAAACGTCGCCTCGGGGCAGCGGCGCGCGGCCGCCCGCAACGGCATGCCGGCGTGCACCCCGAATTCGCGGGCCTCGTAGGAAGCGCAGGTGACGACCTTGCGCGGTTCGGACGGGTCGCCGTTACCGCCGACGATCACCGGCCGCCCGGCCAACTCCGGGCGACGGCGCAACTCCACCGACGCCAGAAACTGATCGAGGTCGACGTGCAGGACCCAGCTCGGTGTCGGCGCGGCCATTCGGGCGTCACCGCCCGCAAAGCTTGCGCGCCAGGCTTTCCCATGCGTCGCCCAGCGTCTGCAGGGTGTGGCCGCCTTCGGCGAGTTGGTGCTCGATGTAGTCCACGTCCAGCAGAGCCAGCAACGCATCGGTCTGCACATCGAGGTCCCCGGTGGATTGGGCCGCCTTCAGCAGGATCCGCACGTGGGTGCGTTGCACCATCGCAGGTGCATTGTGACGGTTCTGCGGATCACGGTTGGCGGCCGACAGCAGTTCGTGGTGTGTGTGGGCGAACCGGATGCGCTCGCGGCCGAACGCGACCAGCCGCTCCGTTGGCGGCGCGCCGGGGCCCAGGGGCGGCGGCCCGAACAGAAACGCTTGCTGGCTGGCCTGCTCGTCTTCGTCGAGCAACACCAGCATCAGCCCGGCCCTGCTGCCGAAGCGGCGGAACAGCGTGCCCTTGCCGACCCCGGCGGCAGCGGCGATGTCGTCCATGGTGATGGCGTCGGCGCCGCGCTCGGCGACCAGGTTTCGGGCAGCCTGGAGCAAGAGCGCGCGGTTGCGTGCCGCGTCGCCCCGCTCTTGGTGAACCACCTGCGGAGCGCACACGGGCAACCCGCCCGGCCGTTCGCTCATGACTGCACTTTAACGCCGCCGGAATAAACCGGACTACAGTCCGGTTGCGCCGTGGGAGGATGTAGTCCAATACCGAAGGGAACGGAACATTGGCAGAGATCAAGATCTTGGCGTTGGTGGGCAGTCTGCGCACGGCGTCGGTCAACCGTCAGATCGCGGAACTGGCGGCAGCTGTCGCGCCCGAGGGTGTCAGCGTAACGATTTTCGAGGGTCTGAACGACGTGCCTTTCTACAACGAAGAGATTGACGAAGCCATGAACCCCGACGCCCCGCGGCTGGCCCCGGTGGCCGCCCTGCGCGCCGCGGCGGCGGACGCCGACGCCGCGCTGGTGGTCACCCCGGAATACAACGGGAGCATCCCGGCCGTCATCAAGAACGCGATCGACTGGGTGTCCCGCCCGTTCGGTGACGGCGCCCTGAAGGGCAAGCCGTTGGCGGTGATCGGGGGAGGCTTTGGTCGCTACGGCGGGGTGTGGGCACACGACGAGACCCGCAAGTCGTTCGGAATCGCCGGCGCCCGGGTGGTCGACTCCATCAAGTTGTCGGTGCCGTTCACAACTTTGGCGGGCAAGGCCCCGGCTGAGCACCCCGAGCTGACGGCGAACGTGCGTGACGTCGTCGGGAAGCTGGTCGCCGAAATCGGCTGATTGGCGGAAGTCGACAAGCCCCTCGGCGGGCAACCAGCACGGTTGCCACGACCGCATAGCAGAAGCCGCCAGCTCTCGCTGGCGGCTTTGCTGGTGGCGGACCCGGCCGCCGGAAGAGGCCGACGGCGGGGGGACTTGTCGGTGGCCGGTGATACAACGATTGGCATGGGCGGCTTCGTCGAGGAATGTGACCTGCGACACGCCGTGTGCGTGTCGTCCGAAGGGCTTACGACCAGCGAATTTCAGAAATGTTATTCCGAACATCTTGTATCTGGTTATCTTGTCGGCCACTAGGTGTAGTGTTTCGAGCACCGGCAGATCCCAGGTTCACCAGCCCGACCGGGGCCTGGTTCACCACCCGAAATCGGCTCGATGGGTCATTCGACCCCGACGGCAGAACGACGGGAATGTGGGGGCTTGACGGGCCGCTGGAACACAGCGAAGACGTAGTACCGAGTAGTTGCCAGTCCGTAACGAGTCCCACCTTCCGCAAAGGAGCGGCTTCTATGAGCATCACCGTGTACACCAAGCCGGCATGTGTGCAGTGCAGCGCCACGTTCAAAGCCCTGGACAAGCAGGGCATCGGCTACGAGAAGGTCGACATCACGCTGGATAACGAGGCGCGCGACTACGTGATGGCGCTGGGGTACCTGCAGGCGCCCGTGGTGGTGGCGGAGAACGAGCACTGGTCGGGGTTCCGGCCGGACCGCATCAAGGCGCTCGCGGAATCGGCGATCAGCGCCTGAGTGGTTAGCGGCGGACGTTAGGTAAGAAGGAGGTTGCGGTGCAGTCGCGCAACCCAAGCTGGATGAGTGGCGACCCGTTTCGCCGGGCTCGGGACACCGCTGCCGCGTCCACGGCAGCGCCACTCGTCTATTTCTCCTCGGTGTCGGAGAACACCCACCGTTTCGTGCAGAAGCTGGGTGTTCCCGCCACGCGGATACCGCTGCATGGCCGTATCGAGGTCGACGAGCCGTACGTGCTGATCGTGCCCACCTACGGCGGCGGCCGGGCCACCCCGGACCTCAATGCCGGTGGCTACGTCCCCAAGCAGGTCATCGCATTCCTGAACAACGAGCACAACCGGTCGCTGATCCGCGGCGTCATCGCCGCGGGCAACAACAACTTCGGTGCCGAATTCGCCTACGCGGGCAACGTGATCTCGCGCAAATGCGGCGTTCCGTACCTTTATCGCTTCGAACTGATGGGAACCCCGGACGACGTGGAAGCCGTCCGAGCGGGCTTGGAAGATTTCTGGAAGGAACAGACGTGCCACCAACCGTCACTGCAGAGCCTGTAACGTCCGGCGCGCACGCGTTGCCCGGTGAGACGGACTACCACGCGCTGAACGCGATGCTGAACCTGTACGACGCTGACGGCAGGATTCAGTTCGACAAGGACGTGCTGGCGGCGCGCCAATACTTTCTGCAGCACGTCAACCAGAACACGGTCTTCTTCCACAACCAGGACGAGAAGCTCGACTACCTGATCCGCGAGAACTACTACGAGCGTGAGGTTCTCGACCAGTACTCGCGCAACTTCGTCAAGGAGCTGCTGGACCGCGCCTACGCCAAGAAGTTCCGGTTCCCGACCTTCCTCGGCGCGTTCAAGTACTACACCTCCTACACGCTGAAGACGTTCGACGGTAAGCGCTACCTGGAGCGCTTCGAGGACCGCGTGGTCATGGTGGCGCTGACCCTCGCCGCCGGCGACACCGGACTGGCCGAGAAGCTCGTCGACGAGATCATCGACGGCCGCTTCCAGCCGGCCACCCCGACGTTCCTGAACTCGGGCAAGAAGCAGCGCGGCGAACCGGTGAGCTGCTTTTTGCTGCGCATCGAGGACAACATGGAGTCGATCGGGCGATCGATCAACTCCGCTCTGCAGCTGTCCAAGCGCGGCGGGGGAGTTGCGTTGCTGCTGACCAACATTCGCGAGCACGGCGCGCCGATCAAGAACATCGAGAACCAGTCCTCGGGCGTCATCCCGATCATGAAGCTGCTGGAGGATTCGTTCTCCTACGCCAACCAGTTGGGCGCGCGCCAGGGCGCCGGCGCGGTGTACCTGCACGCGCATCACCCCGACATCTACCGCTTCCTGGACACCAAGCGTGAGAACGCCGACGAGAAGATCCGGATCAAGACGCTGAGCCTGGGCGTGGTGATTCCCGACATCACCTTCGAGCTGGCCAAGAAGAACGAGGACATGTACCTGTTCTCGCCGTACGACGTCGAGCGGGTCTACGGGGTGCCGTTCGCCGACATCTCGGTGACCGAGAAGTACTACGAGATGGTCGACGACGCGCGCATCCGCAAGACGAAGATCAAGGCACGGGAGTTCTTCCAGACGCTGGCCGAGCTGCAGTTCGAGTCCGGCTACCCCTACATCATGTACGAGGACACGGTGAACCGGGCCAACCCGATCGACGGCAAGATCACACACTCGAACCTGTGCTCGGAGATCCTGCAGGTGTCCACGCCGTCGGAGTTCAACGACGACCTGTCGTATTCCAAGGTGGGCAAGGACATTTCGTGCAACCTCGGCTCGCTGAACATCGCCAAGGCCATGGACTCACCGGACTTCGCCCAGACGATCGAGGTGGCGATCCGCGCGCTGACCGCGGTGAGCGACCAGACCCACATCACGTCGGTGCCCTCGATCGAGCAGGGCAACAACGAATCTCACGCGATCGGCCTCGGGCAGATGAACCTGCACGGCTACCTGGCGCGCGAGCGCATCTTCTATGGCTCCGAGGAAGGCATCGACTTCACCAACATCTACTTCTACTGCGTGCTGTATCACGCGCTGCGGGCGTCGAACCGCATCGCCATCGAACGCGGCAGGGCGTTCGGCGGGTTCGAGCGGTCCAAGTACGCCTCGGGGGAGTTCTTCGACAAGTACATCGACCAGGTATGGGAGCCGCAGACCGACAAGGTGCGTCAGCTCTTCGCCGACGCGGACATTCGGATCCCGACCCAGGACGACTGGAAGCGGCTGAAGGAGTCGGTGCAGGAGTACGGCATCTACAACCAGAACCTGCAGGCCGTCCCGCCGACGGGGTCGATCTCCTACATCAACCACTCCACCAGCTCGATCCACCCGATCGCCAGCAAGGTCGAGATCCGCAAGGAAGGCAAGATCGGCCGCGTCTACTACCCGGCGCCCTACATGACCAACGAAAACCTGGAGTACTTCCAGGACGCCTACGAGATCGGGTACGAAAAGGTCATCGACACCTACGCCGCGGCCACCCAGCACGTGGACCAGGGGCTGAGCCTGACGCTGTTCTTCAAGGACACCGCCACCACCCGCGACGTGAACAAGGCGCAGATCTATGCCTGGCGCAAGGGCATCAAGACGCTCTACTACATCCGGCTGCGGCAGATGGCCCTCGAGGGCACCGAGGTCGAGGGCTGCGTGTCCTGCATGCTGTAGGCGGCTCGACATCTCGCCGAACGTGCGCTGGTGAAGGCCGGCTGCCGCCGCGGCGCCGGTCTGCCCAGGTCAGCGGGTCTACGCGGTATGGTGCTTGATGTGGTGAGAATTCCGCGACCACCGCACCCCGGCGTGAAGCCGCCCGGGGCGAAGGTCGACGCGCGCAGCGAGCGTTGGCGCGAACACCGCAAGAAGGTGCGCGGCGAAATCGTGGACGCGGCCTTCCGCGCCATCGACCGACTGGGTCCCGAGCTCAGCGTGCGGGAGATCGCCGAGGAGGCCGGCACCGCCAAGCCCAAGATCTATCGGCATTTCCACGACAAGGCCGACCTGTTCCGGGCCATCGGGGAACGGCTGCGCGACATGCTGTGGGGGGCCATCTTCCCGTCGATCGACCTGAAGACCGACTCGGCCCGCGAGGTGATCCGTCGCGCCGTCGAGGAGTACGTCAACCTCGTCGACCAGCACCCCAACGTGCTGCGGGTCTTCATCCAGGGCCGCTCGGCGGCGAGCCCCCAGATCCTCAACGAGGGCCGTGGGATCACCCTGGCCGTGGCCGACATGTTCGACAACGAGCTCCGCGAGATGGAGCTGGACCACGCGGCGATCGAACTGGCCGGGCACGCCGCGTTCGGCTCGGCCGCGTCGGCCACCGAGTGGTGGTTGGGCCCCGACCCCGACAGCCCGCGGCGGATGCCGCGCGAGCAATTCGTCGCCCACCTGACGACGATCATGATCGGGGTGATCCTGGGCACGGCTGAGGCGCTGGGCATCGCGTTGGACCCCGATCAGCCGGTGCACAGCGTGGTGCCCAGCAACCCCGCGGCGAGCTGAGGACTTTTGGCACGTTGACATCGCTACGGCGATCGTCAACACTCGTGCCATTCGATACCCTGGGTACTGGGTATTTGCGGGAGCTAACAGGAAGACCGATCTACCGTGACCGAAGCCATGACAGACGTCGAGCCGACTCAGGCGCACGAGCCCGTGCACACCCGAGCCCTCATCATCGGGACCGGCTTCTCCGGTCTCGGA contains:
- a CDS encoding FadR/GntR family transcriptional regulator, whose product is MSAGRETKLAAKVARDLEAEIVRRGWAIGESLGSEHALQERFGVSRSVLREAVRLVEHHQVARMRRGPGGGLIICEPDAGPATRAVVIYLEHLGTTLGDLLNARLVLEPLAASLAAERIDEAGIARLRAVLRGEQQWRPGLPTPRDEFHIALAEQSKNPVLQLFIDVLMRLTTRYALQSRTDTDTEAIEALDRMHIDHSDIVAAVTSGDAARAKTLSERHIEAVTAWLQHHHPGTASRRRKPRRLTTEVPRGKLAEMLAATIGDEIAAGGWQVGAVFGTEAALLERYRVSRAVFREAVRLLEYHSIAHMRRGPGGGLVIARPQAQASIDTIALYLQYREPNREDLRRVREAIEIDNVAKAVKRRGESEVAAFLAAHRSEVCETSGDVGDAAVEEFRFHVGLARLAGNTLLDLFLRIIVELFRRHWSSTGQAAPTWADVLAVHHAHLRIADAIEAGDDSLARYRVRRHLDAAASWWL
- a CDS encoding anti-sigma factor RsbA family regulatory protein, encoding MTESESAGVTAGTEIGKLGFVHSALIYQSQQEYLDFVTRFVSEGQAMDEAVLVAVPSDKVALLHDALSVGGEAPDDLRLVDITEVARNPSRLLAMEGCFVDEHPDRRVRIVSQLAWPGRTEEELVACVEHEALVNGAMDGYQVTGLCLYDGSRLDDGVLADARATHPLLWSGDALRRSADYAPDAALQRCNRPLPGNPGAVTYTVRKSSDLSPARSFAVNYAGWVGLSQDGIEDLQLVATELASNSLMYTDGACQLAFWRDDDYLVCEARDTGCFEDPLVGRMDPGPCGPASRGLYLVNAISDLVRTHTTASGTTIQAYLRFEPSAGPTG
- a CDS encoding 2-isopropylmalate synthase translates to MILPKTLPETFPERLDPSDNPDSECPATVWFAQKFGAPLPRGLREQAGAMSRARFVATYGPAAGPIRLGNWECTDDDRRLGPQARNFRAMIAVGERISTSTAAAGGPIAALSAMLHDRGIPLEILKFHQLRSGGETATFVRGGNGAREEWAMGWSDDPTQSALRAVIACANRLLA
- a CDS encoding cytochrome P450, translated to MTATISTPQYLLDQARRRFTPTLNTIPGMGAVERRLLAHDWETKVLAEPPAGSGLKPVVGDAGLPILGHIIEMFRGGPDYALHLYRTRGPLHFLDSPIMPAVTALGPDATQAVFSNKNKDFSQKGWHPVIGPFFNRGLMMLDFDEHMYHRRIMQEAFTRTRLTGYVEHIDRVASDIVANWPTNDARFLFHPAMKELTLDIASLVFMGHEPGTDHDLVTKVNQAFTITTRAGGAIIRQPLPPFKWWRGLRARKLLEDYFADRVKERRNATGNDMLTVLCHTEDDDGNSFTDEDIVNHMIFLMMAAHDTSTSTTTTMVYNMAANPEWQERAREESARLGDGPLDIEALEKLETLELIMNESLRMVTPLPFNMRQAVRDTELLGHYIPAGTNITIWPGMNHRLPELWTDPDKFDPERFAEPRSEHKKHRYAFAPFGGGAHKCIGMVFGQLEVKTVVHRLLRRYRLELARPGYQPHLDYGGMPIPMDGMPIVLRPL
- a CDS encoding TetR/AcrR family transcriptional regulator, which codes for MSSHPATPEPGGQRRGDKQRQAILQAVRELLQEKPFAELSVSTISLRAGVARSGFYFYFDSKYAVLAQLMAEAAQELEELTQDFAPRQPGESPEQFAKRMVGSAAAVYAHNDPVMSACNEARNTDVEIRNLMDQQFEVVLGQIVSIVEAEMKAGTASPISDDLPTLIRTLAGTTALMLTGDPILAGRDSDRDRRVRVLERLWLHALWSGCP
- a CDS encoding SDR family oxidoreductase; the protein is MGQQQGYYAGKRCLVTGAASGIGRATALRLAAQGAELFLTDRDRDGLERTVADARALGARVSEHRALDIASYEQVAAFAADIHRSHPSMDVVLNVAGVSAWGTVDRLTHEQWSKMIAINLMGPIHVIETFVPAMVAARNGGHLVNVSSAAGLVALPWHAAYSASKYGLRGLSEVLRFDLARHRIGVSVVVPGAVNTPLVQTVEIAGVDREDPKVARWVNRFSGHAVSPEKAAEKILAGVAKNRYLIYTSADIRALYAFKRLAWWPYSVAMRQVNVVFTRALRPAPAPLVSHGQFEAHPEQPDRAVELE
- a CDS encoding DNA polymerase IV; its protein translation is MAAPTPSWVLHVDLDQFLASVELRRRPELAGRPVIVGGNGDPSEPRKVVTCASYEAREFGVHAGMPLRAAARRCPEATFLPSDAAAYDAASEEVMALLRDLGHPVEVWGWDEAYVGVTGADPTEVADEIRAVISSETGLSCSVGISDNKQRAKVATGFAKPAGVFALTDANWLTLMADRRVDALWGVGPKTAKKLAALGIATVRELAHSDAELLTSAFGPRTGLWLLLLAKGGGDTGVSAEPWIPRSRSHVVTFPRDLTDRAEMDSSITRLAEQALADVLASDRVVTRVAVTVRTATFYTRTKIRKLAAPTTDRDTIVAAALRVLDLFELDRPVRLLGVRLELAMGD